CTTCCACTCCTAATTACACAAACCTGCCTGCCTCCTATTGCTTCCTGCTGATCTGACTCTCAATCACACCAAAAAAGAGCTCAGGTAATTAGAACTGCTGTTAGAGGCTGACACATCGATGAAAATGctgcatcccttccctcccaaCTCATGTTTCATCATCCCAGGGTGCAGCACTATTAACCTGGCCATGGGGTGGGAATTTAAGAGGCTCCCTGCACTCTCTGGCTTGGGAAAGATGACAGAACCAAGAGCGTGAAGCAAAGGCTCCTGCAGCATTCCAAATGTGGTGTTCCAGGATGCTCCAGTCAATGCTGGCTGTGCTCATGCAATCCATCACCTCAGCAATACACTGTTTCCATGTCAATGATCCAAAACCTCAGGCACAGACAGGATCAATGACTTGCTGCAGTGACAGCAAACACTAAGCCAAAAACTAAACCTGAGATTATTCAAAAGGTTTGATGCCTCTTTTCCCCAAACACACAGCTGGGTGGGATTTCCCCGAATACCAACATGACCAAAACACTTCTGTGAATTAACTGGCATTTATCCTCAGGGATCTACGTACCAGAATCAAATTCAACCAGGATGTTGTCAGATTTGAGGTCTCTGTGTGCTATTCCATGTCGAACAAGGTGGTCCACGCCTTCCAAGAGCTGCAGAATCATCACTGTGGAGAGGCGAACATCCGGAGTGTTCTCCTGCAGATACTGGCGCAGCGTGCAGGGGTAACTAGgcagaacaaggggaaaaaaaaaacaggaattatCATCCTGGAGGTTTATCACTGGCAGTTCAACCTCAGTGTTGGCTCATTTCATTACAGATTCTACTCCATCTCTAGCACTGTGCTCAGACTATGGGTGAAGTTCAGGCTCAGAAGGGCAGACAAATGGGGACAAACTCCACATTTCTCACTTTAATTTGGGGTAATTATTAAAAAGAACGGTTTGTCTTCATTGTGGAAGCACAGTCAGAACCTCAAGGACTTGGAACAGGTCCTGGAAGGCGTTTCCAAGAGCATACTCTGCTCTTTGGCAGCAGCCCAGAGCCAAGCTTTGCGGGGACAGAGTACCCAAGTCACGTTAACCAGCTTCTCTCCACCTACTTCTTCATCACCAAGAAGAGGGTGCGGCTGTGCCCGATCCCTCTGGGGTTCAGGCTCAAAGGGAGGACATCAGGATAGTCAGCAAAGGCTCCAGGCAGCAAAGGGACGGAGGATGTGAACGCTCGGATCACCTGGATTATATTCGGGTGAGGCTGCAGCTTCTTCCTCCCAAGGACAGGTTTTCTGTGCAGAGGAAAGACACCACAGATTGCACCAACCCCTCAACTGGTTCTGGTGGAACACTGGCACGTTGCTGTTATTgctggaattatttttcattattatggCCTGTCCTCCACACCAAAGGGATCCCCAGCAGTGAGCAAACACGTTTGTTCTGCACTGGAAGCCTCATCAGAGGGAGATTAAAGCTGCACAGGGTGAATTACAGGACGGCACGTTAAATAAACAGACACATCCTGGAATCCATTCACTGAGCAAGAACATGGGCAGCAGTTTCATGGCCCATTTCCCAACCAGCATCTCAGCCCAGCGTTTCCCAGGTGGATGCAGAGCACCCACAGCAGCAATGGGTGTCTTCCAGCACTTTCTCCAGAGCTCAGAATCCAGCCTGGTGCCTCCCAGAGCAAACTGAGCCAACCAAGGCctccctggggctctgctgtAACTGCATTTCCCTATTCACAATGGCCAAACAGGAAATAAGGTGCTTTACCTGCACTACAAACAAAGCTTTGATAAAAACCCTCACACAAAAcattcagctttcattttacTCAAGCCCCACTAACCCTTCCATGCTGCTAACAAAGGCAGAGCCAGGCACAGGCTGCTTCTCCATTCAAAAAGAGCTACAGCTGCTCTAGAGAATAACACCCAAATGCAATTACTTTGTTAGACATATAATAAAGGTCAACTTCACGCTGGGAGTATCAATTTAGACCCTCTATTTTATGGCACAGGCAGGAAGTTCTCCCTGCCCTGAAAAGCAGGTTACCTATTTGTCTGCAAGACAGATCTCTCATCCCCTGAATGTCAAATATCCCTTTGGCTGCTCTACTGCATTCCCAGCCAGCCACGGGCACAGCATTCATTATGCATTTGTATTGGCAGCCAGGATGGATTTGAAATTTAAATCAGACAATCTGGTCTGTGGACTCCATTGTTTCAAATGGAACAAAAAGATGCATTTCTGAACAAAAAGATAGCTAACTTGAGGTAATTTAGAAGTTTCCATGAAGTTTTCCACCTTCATGCTGTTTGCTCAGGTCAAAGAGTAGGAACTGagtaatttccattttccttctcaCCAGTTTTCCTGCACTAAAACAGTTTCAAGCTCCCTGTCCAGCACCCATTTTACACCAAACCAGCTCTCAAACCTCACAGTCAAAGTGTATTAGTGAAATCATTCCATGTTTAATGCACTCAAACTGTCACCAATTGCAGCGGTGCAATTAAAAAAgcatcacaatacaaatttaaatGGTGTTTAACCTGTGGCTCCTCCAGCCTTTACCTCAGCAAATGCCAACACTTTTCAACACAGGGAAGCTAAAACAGCCACAGACACCCACCACACCCTGGTGGGACCTCAAACGCTCCCAAATTATTGGTGCACCCTTCCAAACCCCTCTGACCCACACAGTTTAACAATGCAATTTGTTGCACGCCAACAAATTTAACAATCCCCAGCTTTACCTGCTTTCAGCAGCTATTCTAGAAAGCCCTAATTGCTGCAAAAATTAATCAAGGGGTAAAATGAGCACCTTGCCACCTCCATACCTGCGGCCAGAGATGGCCCCGTACTCCCCGGACAAGGCAGCGCCTGTGGCTGGGACGAGCTCTCGGCCCATGGCATCGAGGATGGCTTCACTTGAGGAACCAGCCTGCAACAATAATCACACCCCACGTTGGTTTCAGCTCCAAAATCATCTGGCCACAACACAAGCTGAAAGCAGATAATCCTGATGCTGGCACTGTGTCTGGAGTTGGATTGACTGAGACCAGATTCCAGAATTCCGTCCCTTGAAAATCAGGGAAGGCAATTAATCACTTAAAGAGTTCACCTAGGGAAGCTGCAAGGCCTTTATTTGTAGAAAGAAATCTATTTGTCACTTCAAATGCATCCTTGACCATAAAGCAATCCAAACTACACCTCAGCACTCACTTTCAACTTCCAAACCCAAGTGGAAGAGCCCACAGCTAAATGCCAGGGTACTTCTGGAGTCCAAGGGACTGCAGATGTTGGCATTTTGGAAGATTCTCTTGAAATACTCACTTGTCACATGGGGAAAGCCACATGGACTTTTTTAAACAGGGAAGAGTCACACTGAGGAACTGGATCCTCAGTTACCCGGGCTGGGAAACACTGGAGCAGATCTTGGACAGCCACCTCATGGCAAGGGGACACAGCAGGCAGGTTACTGTGCACCCTGAGACCACTGACTCTTCAGGAAGAAAACCCACCTGACAAGACACCAATTCCTAAATCACTGGCAAAGGAAAGCAGTGGCTTTCCCCTTCTCAGACCTTTCTAATAGAACCAGCCtcagaaaaaccttttcttccCAAAACATCACCTCCATAcccaccagctccagcagcagctctcagtgcCGATTCCAGAGGATGATGAATGCTAATTACCTCGCTCTGGGACTCTTCACTAACACTCCAGTGTCACCTACCCATAGCTTTGTTGTGACACATCATCCTGCGCTCCATAATTAGCGCTTTCAACACTTCAGCATTAAACATTCCAGCCAGAACTCCCCGGCGACAGACACGGGGGATTCGGCGCCGACTCCTTACCGAAATGTTCCACATCATTTTGATAGCTAAGGGAAAAGCCCCTTTTGGCTGCTGCTTCACTACAGGCTCCTCTTCAGCCCCCTGGGAAGCTGAGCCACGTTCCTGCTGCgtggctgggagctggctgcTCTCCACACCATCTCGAGGACCGGGACAGAAGGGAATAGCTGCTTCGtacacagcagcactgcagccctTCCCGAGGGGTTGGCCGATGAGATATTCCTCCAGCTTGAAGCCCTGCCAGCGGAAGGAGCTCAGGGGATCTTTCTGCGGCTTGTTCTTCCCAACAAACACGGTCTGAAAGGAATAGGAAGAGAAAAACCCGCTCAGTTATCCCACAcctcccagggaaggagaagctggtGTTTCAGTGGTATTGCACGTCCTGGTGGGTTGGTCCAACCTGAAAGTCTCAATCAGACTCTAACCTCGGGGCTCAAATCACTGTAACCACATGAAAGATCATCTGCAGGCCATATATTTTTGTCAGATACGATTTACCCCTAATCCAGTCTTTTCTACAGGTGCCCTTTGCAAGGAAAGAAGAGGAACCAGGAGGGGGAGTCATTTGCCAATctagaatataaatatattttgcccaaagaagctgtggctgcccctggatccctggaagtgtcccaaggccaggttggagcaacctgggatagtggaaggtgtccttgcccatggcaggggtgaaaGAGATGGGCCTTAAAGTCCCTACCAgcccattccatgattctatggttgtgtaaagaaaaatttaacTGAACACTTCTGAAGACAAGATGCATTATTACACTTTTCTCCCTCTCCATAAATAAACCAGGCAAAcagcatttaaaagaaaatccaattaaaagcagcaacaggaaaaacaatTGCCTTTTTGTGGCAGTCAACTGAGAGGGCTGGTTAATTTGAGGAAGAGTGAATCCATGAtaggagggagctgggggaaggaAATCAAGAGATGTGGGAAAATAACACTCAGGAGGCTGTTTTGGAGTTTCATCACACTTTATGATCCTACAGGTCTGGTGGTGTCCCAGTCACCTGGACTGATACAAACGAGTGGCCTCAGCAGCCCAAAGCACCGGTGACACCCTAGGGATGTGTCactggacacagggacagcaaaTGGAACAACCCAGCaaggacaggagagaaagcaCCCTGAGAAACTTCAGGGAATGTGTCTGCTGGTTGGTGGAGCGGGTGACAGCTGGCTCAGAGCACCAAAGGTCTATTTTTACCCAGGAAATATGTCCAGCACCATCCATTACGGCCTGGCCCAGCACCACAGGGTCGCTTGTCTGTCTCAGGCAGAGGGGATGGACCTGGGGATCAACATCAGTGGCCTGGGACATGACAGCAGGGCCCTGACCCCATCCCTCTGTGGGGAAACAGGGAGAGTCCCCTGCTTTTGAAAGTACCCCCTTTAGGGTGATGAGAGGCTGCTGAGAGCGAGGTCTCCCCAGGACCCTATTTCTGGGGAGAAAGAGGTGCCTGAGGGCTGCTCATTGCAGCACCCCCCCCTTTCCTTGGGGAGAGATGAAGAGATGTCTGGGGGCTCCCCACAGTAGCGATCCCTTCCCTTCATGAGGGGGTCCATAAAACAAGGCTCTCCCCTTCACCATGGGTGTCTGGGGAGCAGTgacctccccctcccctctgaGGGGCTCCTCACAAGAATCCCCCTCCCCTTTGTGGCTGATGTCTAAAGGCTTCTCCAGAGCAATGATCCCCCCAGTGCTGTTAATGGGGGGTATCTGAGGGACTCCCCAAAGCAAGGACCCCCCTTCCCTTCATGGGGGAGCGTGTTTAAATGGCTCCCCACAGCACTGACACTCTGTGATGTTCATGGCGGGGTTAAAGAGGCTCCACACATCAAGGACCACCCTCTCCTTCATGAAGAATATCTGGAGGGCTACGACCCCCTGTGCCCTTCTTGGTGAGGGTGACTGAAGGTTTCCCCCCCATCAAGttccccccccttcccctcacGGAGCGAGGCGCTGCCCAGCGGGATCCCAGGGCCGCTTCCCACCTGGATGTGGCGACACGCCGCCTCAGCTCGGCGCTGCTCCTCCAGCCGCGGCTCCACCAGGCCCAGCGCCATGGCCAGCGCCAGGCAGACACcgccgccgcggccccgccgcgcaACGGCCGCCAGCCCGCCCGCCGGGCCCCGCAGGAACAGGCGGCGGGCGGCCGGCAGCCAGGCCAGCCAGGGCCGCCAtggcgcggcgggcgcggggccggggtcGCGGCTgggaccgggaccggggccggggccggggccggggcggggggcgcggggagcGCAGGGCGGGCGGCACCGCGGGAAGAGCCGCAGGGCCCgggccagcagcagccgcaCCGCCATGGCCGCCGCGGCTGCGCCAGGGGCGGGGCACAGAGCGGGCCAATGGGGAGCGGGCACGACGATAAACACGGTCACGTGACCGAGAGACCACGCCCCCAGCacgggagagggagagggaaggggaagggagagggacggggagagggaatgggagagggaaTGGGACATGGAGAGGGAcggggagaggggcagggaatgggagagggaatgggacatggagaggggcagggaatggggcaCGGAATGGGACATGGAGAGGGACATGGAGgggggcagggaatgggacagggaatgggacatggagaggggcagggaatgggacatggagagggacagggaatgggacatGAAATGAGGCACGGAATGGGACACGGAGAGGGGCCGGGAATGGGAcatggagaggggcagggaatgggacagggaatgggacacggagagggactgggaatgggacatggagagggacagggaatgggacacTAAATGAGGCACGGAATGGGATATGGAGAAGGGCACAGGATGGGGCATAGAGCAAGCCATGGAGCAGGCGTGGAGTGGGGTACTGAACAGAGCATGGAATGGGACACAGAGTATGACATGGAATGGGACATGGAGTGAGGCATGGAGCTGGACAGGGAAGGGGGGACATGGAGTGGGGCATCAGGCAGGGCATGGAATGGGTCATggagcagggcacagagcagggtgCAGCCAAGATGAAGCCTTGTGCAATGCAGGGCATGGAGGACACGGCTGGGAGTGCCTTGGCGTGGAGCACGGCACTGCCCTGGGAAGAGCCAGAGCACAGCCCAGTGTGTGGAATCgtcaaatcacagaatcacagactggtttgtgcTAGAGGGAACCTCAAAGCCCACcttgttccacccctgccatgagcagggacaccttccactatcccagcttgctcccagccccatccaaacctggccttggacagggccagggatggggcagccacagcttctctgggcaccctgtgccagaaTCCCTCCCTCCCATGCTGTGGGATCAGCCCCACAGCCGAGGCACATCAGCTTCTCATCCACCAGCATCTCCAAGAGCTTCCCAGCAGGAGTCTTCTTCATCCTCCAGCCTGTATGGATCCTGGGGACTGCCCTGACACCACCCTGCACTCGGCTTTGTTGAACCTCACGAGGTTCCCAGGGCACATCCAGCActccccagcccttcctgggctGCAGAACAGCCCCAGGACCCCTCTCCCTGTGTTTCACCACTGCAGAAGATAAACCAgaactgcttttatttcatttgggCATGGCAGAAATGCTCAACCCAGCGCTGGTTGGGAAATGGAATGAATTCATTCATCATTGTATCGTAAATCAGTAGTACAATCAACAAATGGCATTACCCTGGAGGCACAAAACCCTCCAGAAGTCCCCAGAAACTCCCTGTCCTCTTCTTCACCCCAAACAGAataaaagcaaggaaaacaagctTGCAAGAAACGAGCAAAGGCCACGCTGAGTGCGATAACCATCCTGTTCCAGCAATCCACCTAATCTGGATTGGCTCACTAATTACTTCTGGCGCTGATGGAccttttccttcttgctttcccttctctttaGAGCTGAAGGTCCCAGCACTTTCCCAAGCA
The Poecile atricapillus isolate bPoeAtr1 chromosome 22, bPoeAtr1.hap1, whole genome shotgun sequence genome window above contains:
- the PINK1 gene encoding serine/threonine-protein kinase PINK1, mitochondrial, with the translated sequence MAVRLLLARALRLFPRCRPPCAPRAPRPGPGPGPGPGPSRDPGPAPAAPWRPWLAWLPAARRLFLRGPAGGLAAVARRGRGGGVCLALAMALGLVEPRLEEQRRAEAACRHIQTVFVGKNKPQKDPLSSFRWQGFKLEEYLIGQPLGKGCSAAVYEAAIPFCPGPRDGVESSQLPATQQERGSASQGAEEEPVVKQQPKGAFPLAIKMMWNISAGSSSEAILDAMGRELVPATGAALSGEYGAISGRRKPVLGRKKLQPHPNIIQVIRAFTSSVPLLPGAFADYPDVLPLSLNPRGIGHSRTLFLVMKNYPCTLRQYLQENTPDVRLSTVMILQLLEGVDHLVRHGIAHRDLKSDNILVEFDSAGCPWLVITDFGCCLADESIGLRLPFTSSYVDRGGNGCLMAPEVITASPGPGTVINYSKADAWAVGAIAYEILGLANPFYGHGDSTLESRSYQEEQLPSLPDHVPLEVKQVIKMLLQRDPNKRLSARVAANVLHLSLWGDSVVASRSLKPDQMIAWLLCQSAATLLTNRLAETSQVETKMKMCFLANLEFEDLWAAIFLLLAWRSHSG